In a single window of the Magnolia sinica isolate HGM2019 chromosome 7, MsV1, whole genome shotgun sequence genome:
- the LOC131251399 gene encoding putative glucose-6-phosphate 1-epimerase, translating into MLLKFGNCGSLEQHGFARNKIWTIDDDPPPLHPAEYIGKSAIDLLLKPSEEDMKCWPHCFEFHLRVALALNGDLTMILRIRNLDSKPFSFSFAFHTYFSVSDINEGRIEGLETLDYLDSLCQRERFTEQGDAITFESEVDRVYLSSPNVIAVLDHEKKRTFVIRKKGLPDVGISMGAVAGISVAVVAIILFLVLSIHWCI; encoded by the exons ATGCTCTTGAAGTTTGGAAACTGTGGATCACTGGAGCAACATGGGTTTGCAAGGAACAAGATTTGGACCATTGATGATGATCCTCCACCTCTTCATCCTGCTGAGTACATTGGCAAGTCTGCTATAGACTTGCTACTGAAACCATCTGAAGAGGATATGAAGTGCTGGCCCCACTG TTTTGAGTTCCATCTTAGAGTGGCTCTTGCGTTGAATGGAGATCTCACCATGATATTGCGGATTAGGAACCTTGACAGCAAACCATTTAGTTTCTCTTTTGCTTTCCACACATATTTCTCTGTTTCTGACATCAA TGAAGGGAGGATAGAAGGGCTGGAGACACTTGATTATCTGGACAGCCTTTGCCAACGAGAACGCTTCACTGAACAAGGAGATGCCATAACATTTGAGTCTGAG GTGGATCGCGTTTATCTTAGCTCTCCAAATGTAATTGCAGTCCTTGACCACGAAAAGAAGCGGACGTTTGTTATAAGAAAAAAGGGGCTTCCCGATGTTG GAATTTCAATGGGAGCTGTTGCTGGAATCTCTGTTGCAGTGGTTGCCATTATACTGTTTCTAGTTTTGTCTATACATTGGTGCATCTAG
- the LOC131251398 gene encoding uncharacterized protein LOC131251398 encodes MAVVQVPAEYGCVVLVLLSYVFLNFWMAFQVGKARKKYKVFYPNLYAQESENKDAKLFNCIQRGHQNSLEVMPVFFTVLVLGGIRHPLIAAGLGAFYTVARFFYFTGYSTGKPENRMKLGGLYFPALMGLIICTASFGINLLR; translated from the exons atggcagtCGTCCAAGTGCCGGCGGAGTATGGATGCGTTGTGCTGGTGCTGCTTTCGTATGTGTTTCTCAACTTCTGGATGGCCTTCCAGGTCGGCAAGGCCAGGAAAAA GTATAAGGTATTCTACCCGAATCTATACGCCCAAGAATCCGAAAACAAGGATGCCAAGCTCTTCAACTGTATCCAG AGAGGACACCAGAATTCTCTGGAGGTGATGCCGGTATTCTTCACGGTGCTGGTGCTGGGAGGGATTCGGCACCCTCTGATCGCTGCAGGATTAGGGGCCTTCTATACAGTGGCCCGCTTTTTCTATTTCACGGGCTACTCCACTGGCAAACCTGAGAACAGAATGAAGCTCGG GGGACTTTACTTCCCAGCACTGATGGGGCTTATCATTTGCACAGCATCCTTTGGAATCAATCTTCTCCGTTGA